A genomic region of Vitis vinifera cultivar Pinot Noir 40024 chromosome 7, ASM3070453v1 contains the following coding sequences:
- the LOC100254236 gene encoding ferrochelatase-2, chloroplastic, which yields MNQSIQNPSSSATFPPPCLSSASRIPKSSLLFPRAISTSQRICRCIGVQMDACVNSNLPKNSVVAKYSSGWSDIQSSNLKQSLNKYSLPLRALLTSKTQDVSSKPLVGDEKIGVLLLNLGGPETLEDVQPFLFNLFADPDIIRLPRLFRFLQKPLAQFISVLRAPKSREGYASIGGGSPLRRITDAQAEELKKSLCEKNVPAEVYVGMRYWHPFTEEAIEQIKRDGITKLVVLPLYPQFSISTSGSSLRLLENIFREDEYLVNMQHTVIPSWYQREGYIKAMADLIEKELEKFDNPEKVVIFFSAHGVPLAYVEEAGDPYKAEMEECVDLIIEELEKRKINNAYTLAYQSRVGPVEWLKPYTDETIIDLGKKGVKNLLAVPISFVSEHIETLEEIDVEYKELALKSGIEKWGRVPALGCEPTFISDLADAVIESLPYVGAMAVSNLEARQSLVPLGSVEELLAVYDSQRRELPAPVTVWQWGWTKSAETWNGRAAMLAVLVLLVLEVTTGEGFLHQWGILPLFR from the exons ATGAATCAATCAATTCAGAACCCTTCTTCTTCCGCCACATTCCCTCCTCCATGCCTCTCCTCTGCTTCTCGCATCCCCAAATCTTCACT GCTATTCCCACGGGCAATTTCTACCTCTCAAAGGATATGTCGTTGCATTGGGGTCCAAATGGACGCTTGTGTCAATTCCAATCTTCCAAAAAATTCTGTAGTTGCCAAATATTCCTCAGGATGGTCTGATATACAGTCTTCAAACTTAAAGCAATCACTCAACAAGTATTCCTTGCCACTGAGAGCATTATTGACATCTAAAACTCAAGATGTATCCTCTAAACCTCTTGTTGGTGATGAAAAGATTGGAGTGTTGTTGCTGAACCTGGGAGGTCCAGAGACTCTTGAAGATGTGCAGCCTTTCTTGTTTAATCTTTTTGCTGATCCG GATATAATTAGACTACCAAGACTGTTCCGGTTTCTTCAGAAACCCTTGGCACAATTCATATCTGTTTTAAGAGCACCCAAGAGCAGGGAAGGCTATGCCTCAATTGGTGGTGGTTCTCCTCTTCGTCGGATAACTGATGCACAG GCTGAAGAGTTGAAGAAGAGCCTTTGTGAGAAGAATGTCCCAGCAGAAGTATATGTTGGTATGCGTTATTGGCATCCATTCACTGAAGAAGCTATTGAACAG ATAAAAAGAGATGGAATTACAAAGCTTGTTGTGCTTCCTCTTTATCCACAATTCTCGATATCAACTAGTGGTTCAAGCCTCCGACTATTGGAGAATATATTTCG GGAGGACGAATATTTAGTTAACATGCAGCACACTGTAATACCTTCCTGGTACCAGCGTGAAGGTTACATAAAGGCCATGGCTGATTTGATTGAAAAGGAGTTAGAAAAATTTGACAACCCTGAGAAG gtgGTCATATTTTTTAGTGCTCATGGGGTGCCTCTTGCGTACGTTGAAGAAGCTGGTGATCCCTACAAGGCTGAGATGGAGGAATGTGTAGATTTGATaattgaagaattggaaaagAGAAAGATAAATAATGCATATACACTTGCTTACCAG AGTAGAGTTGGGCCTGTTGAATGGTTGAAACCCTATACAGATGAGACAATCATTGATCTTGGGAAGAAAGGAGTAAAAAATCTTCTTGCTGTGCCTATTAG TTTTGTAAGCGAGCATATTGAAACTCTTgaagaaattgatgttgaataCAAAGAGTTAGCTCTAAAATCTGGTATAGAGAAATGGGGACGTGTTCCTGCACTAGGATGTGAACCCACTTTCATTTCAGATTTAGCAGATGCTGTGATTGAAAGTCTCCCATATGTAGGAGCAATGGCAGTTTCAAATCTTGAAGCTCGACAA TCTCTTGTTCCACTGGGCAGTGTGGAAGAGCTATTGGCAGTGTATGATTCACAGCGCAGGGAGCTACCAGCACCTGTGACGGTTTGGCAATGGGGTTGGACAAAAAGTGCCGAAACATGGAATGGAAGAGCAGCTATGCTGGCTGTGCTCGTCTTATTGGTACTAGAAGTGACCACTGGAGAGGGGTTTCTGCACCAGTGGGGCATACTGCCCTTGTTTCGTTGA